A region from the Triticum urartu cultivar G1812 chromosome 1, Tu2.1, whole genome shotgun sequence genome encodes:
- the LOC125532752 gene encoding LOW QUALITY PROTEIN: ethylene-responsive transcription factor 9-like (The sequence of the model RefSeq protein was modified relative to this genomic sequence to represent the inferred CDS: substituted 2 bases at 2 genomic stop codons) produces MPPRRRETWGYRGVHARPSGSFSAEIRFRGMRLGLGNFETANEAARAYDAMAWRLRWPHRTLNFPNVPTRERAQELAPLPRLITDEDHRDNRRREHRLGIAEMDEEAMALWRQRFPXDIINERELXEQRRAERVKRRAERAAYREDKRRRKADAQFNMSLGAASPWESDDDRYLHTYSHTLEEDITEEESDDEE; encoded by the coding sequence ATGCCGCCGCGTCGCCGGGAAACATGGGGATACCGCGGCGTCCACGCGCGCCCCTCTGGCAGCTTCTCCGCTGAGATCCGGTTCCGCGGgatgcgcctcggcctcggcaatTTCGAAACCGCCAACGAGGCCGCCCGCGCGTACGACGCGATGGCGTGGCGCCTCCGGTGGCCTCATAGAACATTGAACTTCCCCAACGTGCCGACGCGGGAGCGGGCACAGGAGCTCGCGCCTCTACCGCGGCTTATCACCGACGAGGATCATCGCGACAACCGAAGGCGGGAGCACCGTCTCGGCATCGCCGAGATGGACGAGGAAGCCATGGCGCTGTGGCGCCAACGCTTCCCGTAGGACATCATCAACGAGCGCGAGTTGTAGGAGCAAAGGAGGGCAGAGAGGGTTAAGAGGAGAGCGGAGCGAGCCGCCTATCGCGAGGACAAGCGTAGGCGAAAAGCGGACGCTCAATTCAACATGAGCCTAGGAGCAGCATCGCCCTGGGAATCAGACGACGATCGGTATCTTCACACCTACAGTCACACGTTggaggaggacatcaccgaggaGGAGTCGGACGACGAGGAGTAG